In the genome of Methanopyrus kandleri AV19, one region contains:
- a CDS encoding Mur ligase family protein: protein MKRVIVVGAGSAGRSVARLLNHVGYDVVINDIRDWEDFTTEEREYLEVLEREGVEVALGGHDRELFESADAAFVSPAIPEDAEGRKLAELVPEEITVEDVAGLLGDLFPVPAIGITGTNGKTTTTWAVAHLLEACGYEVWRCSSLDRHLVIEAIVDGVVTGEIEGYDVAVVELPHGTIRLAAGIELDVGVLTNVSPEHLDEFGGSFERYVRRKLTITEMSEVLVAGYDCEELRKRLNDAVWYSVRDPDADYYGRRENGRLVVKGPDASVEADFHLIGYYVENCTGAVAACLEFGADPEGVAEGLATFEGVPGRMELLGEFSGRVAYIDAAHNPDGLKASLPPFRELADERGGRLLVSVDNPDTVTERDKFEFGRIVGEYADFVAASGYNETLERLDRSAAEEVVKGAESAGCEGVAVDSVREAAEEVAARSEEGDVLLHVGPGVVNAYDRVKRAFLRGLTSVLGEPSDEA, encoded by the coding sequence TTGAAGCGGGTTATAGTTGTCGGAGCCGGCAGTGCGGGACGGTCGGTGGCGCGGCTGCTGAACCACGTGGGGTACGACGTCGTGATCAACGACATCCGCGATTGGGAGGACTTCACCACGGAGGAGCGCGAGTATCTGGAGGTTCTCGAGCGCGAGGGCGTCGAGGTGGCCCTCGGGGGACACGATCGGGAGCTCTTCGAGTCGGCCGACGCGGCCTTCGTGTCCCCGGCGATCCCCGAGGACGCCGAGGGTAGGAAGCTCGCGGAGCTGGTCCCCGAGGAGATCACCGTCGAGGACGTTGCCGGGCTGTTGGGAGACCTGTTCCCCGTACCCGCCATCGGGATCACAGGAACGAACGGGAAGACCACCACGACCTGGGCGGTGGCGCATCTCCTGGAGGCCTGCGGGTACGAGGTCTGGCGGTGCTCGTCCCTCGACAGGCACCTCGTCATCGAGGCGATAGTGGACGGCGTGGTGACGGGTGAGATCGAGGGCTACGACGTGGCCGTCGTGGAGCTCCCACACGGGACGATCAGACTGGCGGCCGGTATCGAGCTGGACGTCGGGGTGCTGACGAACGTCTCACCGGAGCACTTGGACGAGTTCGGCGGTTCCTTCGAGCGGTACGTTCGTCGGAAACTCACGATAACTGAAATGAGTGAAGTGCTGGTGGCCGGCTACGACTGCGAGGAGCTGCGGAAGCGCCTGAACGACGCGGTCTGGTACTCCGTGCGGGATCCCGACGCCGACTACTACGGACGTAGGGAGAACGGACGTCTCGTGGTGAAGGGACCCGACGCCTCGGTGGAAGCCGACTTCCACCTGATCGGTTACTACGTAGAGAACTGCACGGGAGCCGTCGCCGCCTGTCTAGAGTTCGGCGCCGATCCCGAGGGGGTCGCCGAGGGTCTCGCCACGTTCGAGGGCGTTCCCGGGCGCATGGAGCTGCTGGGGGAGTTCTCGGGTCGTGTAGCCTACATCGACGCGGCACACAATCCGGACGGTCTGAAGGCGTCGCTTCCACCGTTCCGGGAGCTCGCGGACGAACGGGGCGGAAGACTGCTCGTCAGCGTGGACAATCCCGACACCGTGACCGAGCGCGACAAGTTCGAGTTCGGGCGGATAGTAGGGGAGTACGCCGATTTCGTGGCGGCCAGCGGGTACAACGAGACCCTGGAGCGGCTCGACCGGTCGGCCGCCGAGGAGGTAGTGAAGGGCGCCGAGTCGGCGGGTTGCGAGGGGGTGGCCGTAGACTCGGTCCGGGAGGCTGCCGAGGAGGTGGCCGCACGGTCCGAGGAGGGAGACGTGTTGCTCCACGTGGGGCCGGGGGTGGTGAACGCGTACGATCGGGTCAAGCGCGCCTTCCTGCGCGGTCTGACCTCGGTGCTGGGGGAACCTTCGGATGAAGCATGA
- a CDS encoding tRNA 2-thiocytidine biosynthesis TtcA family protein: protein MEVTELEGLTISWDARPLAPDSVYGEDYMRIYRNVAGLLKIVQKAFDEPKGDLAIGFSGGKDSFTCALALEPFLREWDVNPKLVTVDVRVRGVEVWRPYRKELDRMAKALGYEFELVRAEEDVAEPSEELNKPPCKICSAIRRRILAERHDVVVYGHTAEDAIETLLMSVNRRRDAGTFPPADLLEEDDALLLRPLYVVSELRTARVYHEVTSRLGLPKVEPECPYAKRYRNSDSPRRTASELVERLREIARVRDELAVENLARGLARMALADVLCGRGRLEMPSS, encoded by the coding sequence ATGGAGGTGACCGAGCTGGAAGGGCTGACGATATCGTGGGATGCGCGCCCTCTCGCTCCCGACTCGGTTTACGGTGAGGATTACATGAGGATCTACCGGAACGTGGCGGGTCTGCTGAAGATCGTTCAAAAGGCGTTCGACGAGCCGAAAGGTGACTTGGCGATAGGATTCAGCGGCGGGAAGGATAGCTTTACCTGTGCTCTGGCGCTCGAGCCGTTCCTCCGGGAGTGGGACGTGAACCCCAAGCTCGTCACGGTGGACGTGAGAGTCCGCGGAGTGGAAGTCTGGCGGCCTTACCGGAAGGAGCTCGATCGAATGGCGAAGGCCCTGGGATACGAGTTCGAGCTGGTCCGCGCCGAGGAAGACGTGGCCGAGCCATCGGAGGAGCTGAACAAGCCCCCGTGCAAGATCTGCTCGGCGATCAGGCGTAGAATCCTCGCGGAGCGACATGACGTGGTGGTCTACGGTCATACTGCCGAGGACGCGATCGAGACCCTCCTGATGAGCGTGAACCGAAGGCGGGACGCCGGTACCTTCCCGCCGGCGGATCTACTGGAGGAGGACGACGCGCTACTACTACGACCGCTGTACGTGGTGAGCGAGCTTCGCACAGCCCGCGTGTATCACGAGGTGACGTCCCGACTGGGTCTCCCGAAGGTGGAACCCGAATGCCCTTACGCGAAGCGGTACCGGAACTCGGACTCACCCAGGCGTACGGCCTCGGAGCTGGTAGAACGGTTACGGGAGATAGCCAGGGTGCGTGACGAGCTGGCCGTCGAGAACCTGGCCCGTGGTCTGGCCAGGATGGCGCTCGCGGACGTCCTCTGTGGACGTGGGCGGCTCGAAATGCCCTCCTCGTAA
- a CDS encoding histone deacetylase family protein: protein MWEAERTLALVYHEEYLRHEQHPTHPERRERLSYTVDRFEEEGLFEIEGIDLVEPDPVDREVIELVHDPEHVELIRRMSESGGGMIDLDTAVAPETYDQALLAAGGSVLAVELVVRGEYDTAFAMVRPPGHHAGRAKAAGFCYFNNAAIAAEYAIRELGVDSVAILDWDAHHGDGTQEIFYDRDDVLYVSIHQDGRTLYPGTGFPYEAGEGPGEGYTVNIPVLPRSGDRTYREAFQRIVEPVVREFDPDLILISAGQDCHFTDPITDLAVTAEGYRWMMQRATELAEDLGASGPVAVLEGGYSVEDGLPYTNLGVVCGMAGVPADLREPMDPQEENPRGPEGVRKVAREHSRYWTSVKA, encoded by the coding sequence TTGTGGGAGGCCGAGAGGACGCTGGCTTTAGTATACCATGAGGAGTACCTCCGACACGAACAGCACCCCACGCATCCGGAACGTCGTGAGCGTCTCTCCTACACGGTGGACAGGTTCGAAGAGGAGGGGTTGTTCGAGATCGAGGGGATCGATCTAGTTGAGCCCGACCCCGTCGACCGCGAGGTGATCGAACTCGTACATGATCCCGAACACGTGGAGCTGATCCGGCGGATGAGCGAGTCGGGCGGTGGTATGATCGACCTGGACACCGCCGTCGCTCCGGAGACCTACGATCAGGCCCTGCTAGCGGCCGGAGGCTCCGTTCTCGCCGTCGAGCTGGTCGTGCGGGGAGAGTACGACACGGCTTTCGCGATGGTTCGACCGCCGGGCCACCATGCCGGTCGCGCCAAGGCTGCCGGCTTCTGCTACTTCAATAACGCGGCGATCGCCGCCGAGTATGCGATCCGCGAGCTGGGCGTGGATTCCGTCGCCATCCTGGACTGGGACGCCCACCACGGTGACGGGACTCAGGAGATCTTCTACGACCGTGACGACGTGCTCTACGTCTCGATACACCAGGACGGGCGCACCCTGTATCCCGGCACGGGCTTCCCGTACGAGGCGGGTGAGGGGCCAGGTGAAGGGTACACCGTGAACATCCCCGTGCTCCCGCGTTCCGGTGATCGGACGTACCGTGAAGCCTTCCAGCGGATCGTGGAGCCTGTGGTGCGGGAATTCGACCCCGATCTGATCCTGATCTCCGCGGGTCAGGACTGCCACTTCACGGACCCAATCACGGATCTCGCGGTCACGGCTGAGGGATACCGGTGGATGATGCAACGGGCGACCGAGCTCGCGGAGGACCTGGGAGCTTCGGGACCCGTCGCCGTGCTGGAGGGGGGTTATTCCGTCGAGGACGGGCTCCCGTACACCAACCTGGGCGTCGTATGTGGTATGGCGGGGGTTCCGGCCGATCTGCGGGAGCCCATGGATCCACAGGAGGAGAATCCGCGGGGGCCGGAGGGGGTTCGAAAGGTGGCCCGTGAGCACTCCCGGTACTGGACCTCTGTGAAGGCGTGA
- a CDS encoding site-2 protease family protein — translation MPKIPVGLGYKLAYKGAKLGLWKWGTTAKTGFFSLILHSLIFGPLGVAIVIATLFHELGHYLACKLLDVPASPPVFLPLGGAFVQHGWTDPDKEVFIAAAGPFGGALAGIPLLVIYPKAAVWNGLIQLFNLLPIPPLDGSKVLRGLWMPSPTAWIGVATAVLAAALSLVGILMGLHA, via the coding sequence TTGCCTAAGATCCCCGTCGGCTTAGGGTACAAGCTGGCGTACAAGGGCGCCAAATTGGGGCTTTGGAAGTGGGGAACCACGGCGAAGACGGGGTTCTTCTCACTGATACTCCACTCCCTGATCTTCGGCCCCCTGGGTGTGGCGATCGTCATCGCCACGCTCTTCCACGAGTTAGGTCACTACCTGGCGTGCAAACTGCTCGACGTTCCCGCGTCCCCGCCGGTGTTCCTCCCCCTCGGAGGCGCGTTCGTTCAGCACGGGTGGACGGATCCGGATAAAGAGGTGTTCATCGCGGCGGCGGGACCCTTCGGTGGGGCTCTAGCAGGAATCCCGCTCCTGGTAATCTATCCGAAAGCGGCCGTGTGGAACGGGCTGATACAGCTGTTTAACCTGCTTCCCATACCGCCTCTGGACGGGAGTAAGGTACTGCGTGGGCTCTGGATGCCCAGTCCGACCGCGTGGATCGGCGTGGCGACGGCGGTACTCGCCGCAGCCCTCTCGCTGGTCGGTATCCTCATGGGTTTGCACGCGTAG
- a CDS encoding MazG nucleotide pyrophosphohydrolase domain-containing protein, with product MEISEFQRLMDELYGEKDRKRGPERTLLWLVEEVGELAEAVRKNDRQAVREELADVVAWTFSLANVLGIDVEEVLKEKYPGRCPKCGEIPCRCNE from the coding sequence ATGGAGATCTCGGAGTTTCAGCGTCTGATGGACGAGCTGTACGGGGAGAAGGATCGGAAGCGCGGTCCCGAACGGACGTTGCTATGGCTCGTGGAGGAAGTCGGCGAGCTGGCGGAAGCCGTGCGTAAGAACGATCGACAGGCGGTGCGTGAGGAGCTGGCGGACGTGGTGGCGTGGACGTTCTCGCTGGCCAACGTCCTCGGTATCGACGTGGAAGAGGTGTTGAAGGAGAAGTACCCGGGCCGGTGTCCCAAGTGCGGTGAGATACCGTGTCGTTGCAACGAGTGA
- a CDS encoding hydantoinase B/oxoprolinase family protein — protein sequence MKHEIVRQALIYACEEMGALLRRSAFSPNIREREDFSCAIYDADGELIAQAEHIPVHLGSMRWAVQAVLDEFGSSEMEPGDAFLLNDPYAGGTHLPDLTVVAPAFHDDELVAFAAVRAHHADVGGKVPGSMPHDAEDVYSEGLRIPPIKVAEDGEPRDDVLRLLEANSRGGEERRYDLTAQIAAAFRGCRQVRRIIDEHGREAWERACEWCKDYAERRMRVAIERIPDGEYSGEDYLEGDGISEDPVRISVTVRVEGDEVTVDFTGTDEQTRGPVNAPLPVTYSAVFFALKAALDPETPVSEGTYRPIEVIAPRGTVVNPEPPAPVCAGNVETSQRIVDAILDALREAIPSLPAHSHGSMNNVAIGGVGFAYYETVGGGAGASPDCDGESAVHVYMTNTANTPVEHVEREYPIRILEHTVRRGSGGEGKYRGGDGIIKRYLALERCRVTVIGDRTMHPPRGVDGGKPGKTSEYEVERSNGKVERLGPKDSTVLEPGDMLIVRTAGGGGYGKGE from the coding sequence ATGAAGCATGAGATCGTCCGGCAGGCTCTCATCTACGCCTGCGAGGAGATGGGGGCCCTGCTCCGCCGTAGCGCCTTCTCCCCGAACATCCGCGAGCGGGAGGATTTCTCCTGCGCGATCTACGACGCGGACGGTGAGCTGATAGCCCAGGCGGAGCACATTCCGGTGCATCTCGGATCGATGAGGTGGGCCGTACAGGCCGTCCTCGATGAGTTCGGGTCCTCCGAGATGGAACCGGGAGACGCCTTCCTGCTCAACGACCCGTACGCCGGAGGTACCCATCTCCCCGATCTCACCGTCGTCGCTCCCGCGTTCCACGACGATGAGCTCGTGGCGTTCGCCGCAGTTCGTGCGCACCACGCCGACGTAGGTGGGAAGGTCCCAGGGAGCATGCCTCACGACGCCGAGGACGTGTACTCGGAGGGGCTCCGGATTCCCCCGATCAAGGTCGCCGAGGACGGTGAGCCCCGAGACGACGTGCTACGCCTCCTCGAGGCGAACTCCCGGGGCGGTGAGGAGCGGCGGTACGACCTCACCGCTCAGATCGCCGCGGCGTTCCGAGGATGCCGCCAGGTGAGGAGGATCATCGACGAGCACGGACGGGAAGCCTGGGAGAGGGCCTGCGAGTGGTGTAAGGACTACGCCGAGCGTCGCATGCGCGTGGCCATCGAGCGGATCCCCGACGGCGAGTACAGCGGGGAGGATTACCTGGAGGGCGACGGGATCTCGGAGGACCCCGTGCGTATCTCCGTGACCGTGCGCGTGGAGGGGGACGAGGTGACCGTCGACTTCACCGGGACCGACGAGCAGACTCGGGGTCCCGTGAACGCGCCTCTGCCGGTCACGTACTCCGCGGTCTTCTTCGCCCTCAAGGCGGCCCTGGACCCGGAGACACCCGTTTCAGAGGGGACGTACAGGCCTATCGAGGTGATCGCGCCACGCGGAACGGTGGTCAACCCCGAGCCGCCGGCCCCGGTATGCGCGGGCAACGTGGAGACTTCCCAACGGATCGTCGATGCCATCCTGGATGCACTACGTGAGGCGATCCCTAGCCTACCGGCCCACTCGCACGGCTCCATGAACAACGTGGCCATCGGCGGGGTCGGATTCGCGTACTACGAGACCGTGGGCGGTGGGGCCGGCGCATCCCCGGACTGTGACGGGGAGAGCGCCGTGCACGTGTACATGACCAACACCGCGAACACTCCGGTCGAGCACGTGGAGCGCGAGTATCCGATCCGGATCCTCGAGCATACCGTCCGGCGTGGGAGTGGGGGCGAGGGTAAGTACCGCGGCGGCGACGGTATCATCAAGCGATACCTCGCCCTGGAGCGCTGTCGTGTGACCGTGATAGGCGACCGGACCATGCACCCGCCGCGCGGCGTCGACGGAGGGAAACCGGGGAAGACCTCCGAGTACGAAGTCGAGCGATCGAACGGGAAGGTAGAGAGGCTAGGTCCGAAGGACTCGACCGTGCTCGAACCCGGTGACATGTTGATCGTGCGCACCGCTGGCGGTGGAGGTTACGGAAAGGGGGAGTGA
- a CDS encoding mandelate racemase/muconate lactonizing enzyme family protein, translating to MAVMDAEARSQGLPLAELLGGEPRTVESACSVHELGKHGALREARDNLSVGYTVVRVRADSAGLSSVSALDFETVLLEFTDRPSERALEEVRSVSDAEIVVISPEEFDAEVPIYVRVTSEEDIHGLGSAEGVALSVQEVGFLDAVLLGRKARELGFKIIVLTEVESAVSVKAAAHLAGALRAEYCDLSGHLALYEDLESLGYAPEVELTGPGREVRVNHDPYELAEAP from the coding sequence ATGGCCGTGATGGATGCCGAGGCCCGGTCTCAGGGCCTCCCACTCGCGGAACTGCTGGGGGGAGAGCCGAGAACCGTCGAGTCCGCGTGCTCCGTCCACGAACTCGGAAAGCACGGGGCACTCCGGGAGGCGCGTGACAACCTCTCCGTCGGGTACACGGTGGTCCGTGTACGCGCCGACTCGGCGGGGTTGTCCTCGGTGTCCGCCCTGGACTTCGAGACCGTACTTCTAGAGTTCACGGACCGACCCTCTGAGCGGGCCCTCGAGGAGGTACGGTCCGTGTCCGACGCGGAGATAGTCGTGATCTCACCGGAGGAGTTCGACGCGGAGGTCCCCATCTACGTCCGTGTGACGTCGGAGGAGGACATCCACGGGCTGGGTTCAGCCGAGGGAGTGGCTTTAAGCGTTCAAGAGGTCGGTTTCCTAGACGCGGTACTGCTCGGACGCAAGGCCAGGGAGCTCGGATTCAAGATCATCGTGCTGACGGAGGTGGAGAGCGCCGTCTCCGTAAAGGCGGCCGCACACCTCGCCGGTGCGTTGAGGGCCGAGTACTGTGATCTCTCGGGACATCTGGCCCTGTACGAGGACCTGGAGTCCCTGGGGTACGCGCCCGAGGTGGAGCTGACGGGTCCGGGACGCGAGGTCCGGGTGAATCACGACCCCTACGAGCTCGCGGAAGCCCCTTAA
- a CDS encoding amidohydrolase family protein gives MSLQRVKDGVLTAEAGLVGRDLELLSPITIEIEDGRVRRIEEGREPGADDDFDVVLPAPFNAHVHAADWAFRHAGLGMPLEKVVAPPDGLKHRLLEKVGERELEVSIRDFLETSLSFGCPGVADFREGGVEGLKLGLRAAEGFPTYVPMGRPKALDDPERVEEELRVLSELTEFVGIPDVHLPDDVLEAVRDSGLRVYVHANENWRSVRECVREHGATEIERAVDLLEPEGIVHCVVLTDRDRELLEELDPVVILCPRSNDYYRLGNPDPRRLRGLRVLLGTDNGMSVEPDPWAEAYHAWIRTGLSPLGALRALTVEAASVFDLPILEEGRRLSAVGLKGLPLPETVLGSRQRLAAHVLQLIKTSRVHVLLGAES, from the coding sequence GTGTCGTTGCAACGAGTGAAGGACGGTGTGCTGACTGCCGAGGCGGGACTCGTCGGCAGGGACCTGGAGTTACTGTCCCCGATAACGATCGAGATCGAGGACGGTAGGGTACGACGGATCGAGGAGGGACGTGAACCCGGTGCGGACGACGACTTCGACGTCGTTCTGCCCGCACCGTTCAACGCACACGTCCACGCCGCTGACTGGGCGTTCCGACACGCCGGCCTCGGAATGCCGCTCGAGAAGGTCGTCGCCCCGCCCGACGGCCTGAAACACCGGCTGCTCGAGAAGGTCGGGGAGCGGGAGCTCGAGGTCTCGATCCGGGACTTCCTCGAGACCTCGCTGAGCTTCGGATGTCCTGGAGTCGCCGATTTCCGGGAGGGTGGCGTCGAGGGTCTGAAGCTGGGCCTCAGGGCAGCCGAAGGCTTCCCGACCTACGTCCCGATGGGCCGGCCGAAGGCGCTCGACGACCCCGAGAGGGTCGAGGAGGAACTCCGGGTCCTGTCGGAGCTGACGGAGTTCGTCGGGATCCCCGACGTACACCTGCCGGACGACGTGTTGGAGGCCGTGAGGGATTCCGGTCTCCGGGTGTACGTGCATGCGAACGAGAACTGGCGGTCCGTCCGCGAGTGCGTCCGCGAACACGGCGCCACCGAGATCGAACGGGCAGTGGACCTGCTCGAACCGGAGGGGATCGTTCACTGCGTGGTCCTCACGGACCGCGACCGTGAGCTGCTGGAGGAGCTGGATCCCGTCGTGATACTCTGTCCCAGGTCGAACGACTACTACCGGCTCGGGAACCCGGATCCCAGACGACTTCGGGGTCTCCGGGTGCTCCTGGGGACCGACAACGGAATGTCCGTGGAGCCGGATCCGTGGGCGGAGGCTTACCACGCGTGGATCCGTACGGGCCTCTCGCCGCTCGGGGCGCTTCGGGCGCTGACAGTCGAAGCCGCGTCCGTCTTCGACCTGCCGATATTGGAGGAAGGGCGGCGACTCTCGGCGGTTGGGTTAAAGGGCCTCCCGCTCCCGGAAACCGTGCTCGGGTCCAGACAGCGTCTGGCCGCCCACGTCCTCCAGTTGATCAAAACGTCGAGGGTTCACGTGCTGTTGGGGGCCGAGAGTTGA
- a CDS encoding tRNA uridine(34) 5-carboxymethylaminomethyl modification radical SAM/GNAT enzyme Elp3, with protein sequence MSEADAFDMACRELVEKMLSGEIRTKGELQEAKREVCRKYGLSKFPTDADVLERATPEEREKLREIVVKKPVRSISGVAVVAVMTKPYPCPHGRCAYCPGGPEKGVPQSYTGKEPAGRRAKEHEFHPRKQVEARIRQLEISGHPTDKIELIVMGGTFPATPLCYQEWFVRECLNAMTGKDALTIEEAQKYAETSERRPVGITFETRPDYCKEEHVDHMLKLGATRVEVGVQTIYDFILKRVDRGHTVKDTVEATRILKDAGLKVCYHIMPGLPGSNPERDLRMLKRLFKDPRFKPDMLKIYPCMVFEDTPLYDAWKRGEYEPYDEETAVKVIAEAKHRYVPEYCRIMRVQRDIPAHLAAAGIRKTNLRQLVHDYLEEKGWECRCIRCREAGHRMRQGVEVDPGRAELRIIKERTWKGGMDYFLAYEDPEADAILGYLRLRKPTELAHRPEIDPETAIVRELKVVGPTVPIGERDTDAVQHRGLGERLMRKAEELAASELDADKIIVISAIGTREYYRKLGYERVGPYMGKDLT encoded by the coding sequence GTGTCCGAGGCCGACGCCTTCGACATGGCGTGCCGCGAACTCGTGGAGAAGATGCTGTCGGGTGAGATCCGAACTAAAGGCGAGCTACAGGAGGCCAAGCGCGAGGTCTGCAGGAAATACGGTCTTTCGAAGTTCCCCACGGACGCGGACGTCCTGGAACGCGCAACCCCGGAGGAGCGCGAGAAACTCCGAGAGATCGTCGTGAAGAAACCCGTCCGATCGATCTCGGGCGTGGCCGTCGTCGCGGTGATGACGAAGCCCTATCCGTGTCCACATGGCCGTTGTGCGTACTGCCCGGGTGGTCCCGAGAAGGGCGTACCACAGAGCTACACGGGTAAGGAGCCGGCCGGCCGTCGGGCTAAGGAGCACGAGTTCCACCCACGGAAGCAGGTCGAGGCGCGCATACGGCAGCTGGAGATCTCGGGTCACCCCACCGACAAGATCGAGCTGATCGTGATGGGGGGTACGTTCCCCGCGACACCGTTGTGTTACCAGGAGTGGTTCGTGCGGGAGTGTCTGAACGCGATGACCGGGAAGGACGCGCTCACGATCGAGGAGGCGCAGAAGTACGCGGAAACTTCGGAACGCCGACCCGTGGGAATCACCTTCGAAACGCGGCCCGACTACTGCAAGGAGGAGCATGTGGACCACATGCTCAAGCTGGGCGCCACCAGGGTTGAAGTGGGAGTCCAGACGATCTACGACTTCATACTGAAGCGCGTGGACCGCGGTCACACCGTGAAGGATACCGTCGAGGCGACACGTATCCTCAAGGACGCCGGTCTGAAAGTGTGTTACCACATCATGCCCGGTCTCCCGGGCTCGAACCCCGAACGCGACCTCAGGATGTTAAAGCGACTGTTCAAGGACCCGCGGTTCAAGCCGGATATGCTGAAGATCTACCCGTGTATGGTCTTCGAGGATACGCCCCTATACGACGCGTGGAAACGTGGCGAGTACGAGCCATACGACGAGGAAACCGCGGTGAAAGTCATCGCCGAGGCGAAACACCGCTACGTACCGGAGTACTGCCGCATCATGCGGGTTCAGCGGGACATCCCGGCCCACTTGGCCGCCGCCGGCATCCGGAAGACGAACCTACGCCAGCTCGTCCACGATTACCTGGAGGAGAAAGGCTGGGAGTGTCGGTGTATCCGCTGTCGGGAGGCGGGTCACAGGATGCGCCAAGGTGTTGAGGTGGATCCGGGGCGAGCCGAGCTCAGGATCATCAAAGAGCGTACGTGGAAGGGGGGCATGGACTACTTCCTGGCGTACGAGGATCCGGAGGCGGACGCTATACTCGGTTATCTGAGGCTCAGGAAGCCCACGGAGCTGGCCCACAGACCGGAGATCGATCCCGAGACGGCCATCGTGCGCGAGCTGAAGGTCGTCGGACCGACGGTGCCGATCGGCGAGCGGGACACGGACGCCGTCCAACATCGGGGCCTCGGCGAGCGGCTGATGAGGAAGGCGGAGGAGCTCGCCGCCAGCGAGCTGGATGCGGACAAGATCATCGTGATCAGTGCCATCGGGACGCGCGAGTACTACCGGAAGCTCGGGTACGAGCGCGTCGGCCCGTACATGGGTAAGGATTTAACGTGA
- a CDS encoding universal stress protein, translating to MTRYVVLLDGSEASFEALEHALEEADEVIGVYLIDCRAFKGLNEDMARALEEFMRQEAELIRETVEKRGAEFEIVRGEGPEAVMEYAREVGADAVVVGVGHIPRFEDITFRRGIEGHVRDVPVVLVPSR from the coding sequence TTGACCCGGTACGTCGTGCTCCTCGACGGATCCGAGGCGTCTTTCGAGGCGTTGGAGCACGCGCTGGAAGAGGCGGACGAGGTGATAGGGGTCTACTTGATCGACTGTCGGGCATTCAAGGGGCTGAACGAAGACATGGCGAGGGCGCTGGAGGAGTTCATGCGGCAGGAGGCGGAGCTGATCCGGGAGACCGTCGAGAAGCGCGGTGCGGAGTTCGAGATCGTGCGAGGTGAGGGTCCCGAGGCCGTGATGGAGTACGCCCGGGAGGTGGGCGCGGACGCCGTGGTGGTAGGCGTGGGTCACATCCCCAGGTTCGAGGATATAACGTTCCGACGGGGGATCGAGGGGCACGTGAGGGACGTTCCCGTGGTTCTGGTGCCTTCACGTTAA